GTCGTTGTACCGGCAGGCGCTGGAGCGCGTCGGCCCGGTTGCGACGTTGATCGAGCGGGACAATCAGGTGCCGGCCTTCAACGTGCTGTTGGCCGAAGCACAACAAACCGATGAGCTTCTGCTTTGCGCAGGAGCTCAGCCATGACTACTCAAGCCACTTTCAGCGCAGCACTTCTCGATGTTGGCCTGCCCTGCCCCCACGGTTTGTACAGCACTAACGGGGCCGATCCGGCCAGTCGATTCGCGGTGTACCGCAACAACGTGCAGGGTTCGTTGAGCAACGCACTGGCCGACAGTTTTCCCGTGGTAATGCAGTTGGTGGGAGAGGAATTTTTCCGCGCCATGGCCGGAGTTTTCATTCAAAACCATCCACCACACAGTCCGTTGATGAGCGACTACGGCAGTGATCTGGCGGACTTCATCAGTGGATTCGAACCGGCGTCGAGCGTGCCTTACCTGGCCGATGTCGCGCGGCTGGAACGCTTGCGCACGCTGGCCTATCACGCTGCTGATGCATCACCGTCGAGCCAGGAACAGATTGCCGCTGCCTTCGCCGATCAAGAGGCGCTGAGCAGTCTGCAAATTGGTCTGCATCCTTCGCTGCATGTGCTCGATTCAGTCTTTGCCGTGGTGGATATCTGGGCCGCGCATCAGCACGACGCCACGCTGGCCGGGATCGATCTGAATCAGGCCCAACAGGCGTTGATCCTGCGCAACGGGTTGGAGGTCGAGGTGTTCGCCGTGGATCCCGGCGCCAGCCAGTTCATTCGCCAGCTCAAGGCCGGCCTGTCACTCACCCAGGCGCTGGAATCCGCAGAAGCCTTCGATCTCAGCCAGACCCTGGCCCTGTTGATCAGCCGCCAGGCCATCACCCATTTACATCACAAGGTTTAGCCATGAACAGCCTCGTTGCCAGCGCCATTGCACTGCTGGAAAAAATCCCACACAGCCTGATCGCTTTCATCGCACGTTTTTCCATCGCGGCGGTGTTCTGGAAATCCGGGCAGACCAAGGTCGAGGGGCTGGCCATCGACCTGATCGACGGCACCTTTCAGATCGGCTGGCCGCATCTGGCCGACTCGACGATTCCGCTGTTCCAGAGCGAATACCACGTGCCGCTGGTGTCACCGGAAATCGCCGCTCACATGGCAGCGTTCGCCGAACACTTTTTCCCGATCCTGATACTGATGGGTTTCGCCACGCGGTTTTCGGCGTTGGCATTGCTGGGCATGACGTTGGTCATCGAGTTGTTCGTGTACCCCGACGCCTACCCCACTCACGGCACCTGGGCGGCGGTTCTGCTGTACCTGATGAGCACCGGGCCGGGCAAACTGTCGATCGATCATTTGATCGCCCGGCGTTACCGCTGAAGCCGGTCCAGCGCCTCGCCGCTACGCTTGAACCAGCCGATCAGGTAGTCCGCGAGTACCTGGGTACGTTTCGGTAACCCGCCCTGATACGGGTGAACCAGATACATCGGCATGCGCCGGGTCTGAAAATCACGAAGGAGCCAGCGCAATCGGCCGTCAGCCAATTCCGCCTGCAACAAATAGGATGGCAAGCGGGCGATGCCGGCGCCCGCCAGGGCGGCTTTCTTCAACAGGTTGTAGTGATTGCTGGCGAATGGCCCCGAGACCCGCACCCGCAACAACTCGTGCTGCTGGTGGTACAGCCATTCCTCGCGACCGCTGTAGTGACTGTTGAGCAGACAACGGTGTTCGGCCAGTGCCTGCGGGGTCAGCGGCTCGCCGAAACGCTCCAGGTACGCCGGACTGGCACAGGTCATTTCCTGCCAGGCCAGCAAAGGCTTGGCCACCAGTCGCTCGTCATTGGCGACTTCGGTGCGAATCGCCAGATCGAAGCCATCGCGGGAGAGATCGCGGTAGCTGTTGTTCAACTCCAGCTCGATCTGTACTTCGGGGTATTTCTGGGAGAACTCCAGCAACAGTCCATCGAAGAACGTTTCCCCCAGCGACACCGGCACCGTCATACGCACCGGGCCGGCCATATCGTCCTTCAAGCGCGCCAATGCCTGACGTGCCCTTTCGACCTGGACTACAAGCGCCTGGGCCTGCGGCAACAACGCCGCACCGGCCGCCGTCAGGCTGAGCCGGCGCGTCGTACGTTGCAGCAACACCACGGAAAACCGCGTTTCCAGCTGACTGATGCGTTTGGACAACTGCCCCTTGCTGCACCCCAGTTGCTGCGCTGCCAAGGTAAAACTGCCCGCCTCGATCAACACCGCGAACGCCGCCAGATCATCCATCTCGCTCATGGATTGTTTCCATTTGAAAACCAAAGGTTGCCCATTAGCGCGCTTATCAACGAAAAAAACCACTCTAGACTGAAACCTCGTTCAATCACTTGAGGCAAGCACGATGAAAATTCTGTTGATCGGCGCAGGCGGCACCATCGGTTCGGCCGTGGACAAAGAACTGTCGCAGCGTCACGAAGTCATTCGCATCGGTCGCAGCAGCGGCGATTTCCAGGTAGATATCAGCGACAGCGCATCGATCCGCAAGCTGTTCGAACAGACCGGCAAGTTCGACGCCCTGGTCTGCGCCGCCGGCAACGTGACCTTCGCCCCGCTGGGCGAAATGAACGAAGACAGCTTCGCCCTCGGCCTCAAGGACAAACTGATGGGCCAGGTCAATTTGCTGCTGATCGGCCGCGAATTCGCCAACGACGGCGCGTCGTTCACCTTCACCACTGGCGTGCTCAGCCACGACCCGATCCGTAGCGGTGCTTCGGCAGCTCTGGTCAACGGCGCTCTGGACAGCTTCGTCCGTGCCGCCGCTATCGAACTGCCACGCGGCCTGCGCGTGAACTCGATCAGCCCGACCGTGCTGGTGGAAGCCATGGGCAGCTACGCCCCGTACTTCCGTGGCTACAAGCCGGTTCCTGCGGCGGACGTGGCATTGGCCTACGCCAAAAGTGTCGAAGGCTTGCAGACAGGTCAGACATTTCACGTGGGCTAAACCCTTGTGATGAACAGTCAGCCTGCGTAACGTGGCGGCACTTGTCTGGAGAGCCAAAGATGCGTGTTGCCCGTTCCCTGATCGTTGTTGCCCTGCTCCCTCTGTTTGCCGCGTGCCAGTTGTTCGATGGCGCGCGGGAAAGCGCCTCCCACGTCGGCCAGACGCGGATGCAAGGGCAACTGACCGCTGCCGACGGCAAACTGGTGTTCCAGGCCTGCGGCGAGCAACGCCAATACGTGGTCAACGACATCGGCGGCACCAGCGTCCTGCAAGAGGCCGCCACGCTGGCCGATCAACAGGGCAAGCTGTTCGCCGACGTGCGCGGAAAGATCGTCGGCGACCGTCTCGACCTGACCCAGTTGTACCGCGTCGAACGCTCGGGCACTGCTTGCGATGATCCGAACTTCAAGCAATTGATCCTGCGCGCCGCCGGCCATGGCCCGGAATGGAACGTCAAAGTCAGCGGCAAAGGCATGGTCATCGACCGCGAAGGCCAGCCACCGCTCGCCGTGCCCTACGTCGAAGAGCAACTGGGCGACGGCCGTTTCAACCTCAGCAGCGAAGCCAACAACCAGCGTATCGAGTTGTGGGTGGCGCCGCAGCGCTGTGTCGACAGCAGCACCGGCAGCGTGCAGCACATGAGCGCCGAGTTGCGGATCGACGGCAAGGTACAGCGCGGTTGCGGGTATTTCGGCGGATCGCGCAACGACTGATCGTTTTACCCTCAC
The sequence above is a segment of the Pseudomonas sp. HS6 genome. Coding sequences within it:
- a CDS encoding COG3650 family protein — encoded protein: MRVARSLIVVALLPLFAACQLFDGARESASHVGQTRMQGQLTAADGKLVFQACGEQRQYVVNDIGGTSVLQEAATLADQQGKLFADVRGKIVGDRLDLTQLYRVERSGTACDDPNFKQLILRAAGHGPEWNVKVSGKGMVIDREGQPPLAVPYVEEQLGDGRFNLSSEANNQRIELWVAPQRCVDSSTGSVQHMSAELRIDGKVQRGCGYFGGSRND
- a CDS encoding DoxX family protein — its product is MNSLVASAIALLEKIPHSLIAFIARFSIAAVFWKSGQTKVEGLAIDLIDGTFQIGWPHLADSTIPLFQSEYHVPLVSPEIAAHMAAFAEHFFPILILMGFATRFSALALLGMTLVIELFVYPDAYPTHGTWAAVLLYLMSTGPGKLSIDHLIARRYR
- a CDS encoding short chain dehydrogenase, with amino-acid sequence MKILLIGAGGTIGSAVDKELSQRHEVIRIGRSSGDFQVDISDSASIRKLFEQTGKFDALVCAAGNVTFAPLGEMNEDSFALGLKDKLMGQVNLLLIGREFANDGASFTFTTGVLSHDPIRSGASAALVNGALDSFVRAAAIELPRGLRVNSISPTVLVEAMGSYAPYFRGYKPVPAADVALAYAKSVEGLQTGQTFHVG
- a CDS encoding LysR family transcriptional regulator — protein: MSEMDDLAAFAVLIEAGSFTLAAQQLGCSKGQLSKRISQLETRFSVVLLQRTTRRLSLTAAGAALLPQAQALVVQVERARQALARLKDDMAGPVRMTVPVSLGETFFDGLLLEFSQKYPEVQIELELNNSYRDLSRDGFDLAIRTEVANDERLVAKPLLAWQEMTCASPAYLERFGEPLTPQALAEHRCLLNSHYSGREEWLYHQQHELLRVRVSGPFASNHYNLLKKAALAGAGIARLPSYLLQAELADGRLRWLLRDFQTRRMPMYLVHPYQGGLPKRTQVLADYLIGWFKRSGEALDRLQR
- a CDS encoding DUF2063 domain-containing protein, with product MTTQATFSAALLDVGLPCPHGLYSTNGADPASRFAVYRNNVQGSLSNALADSFPVVMQLVGEEFFRAMAGVFIQNHPPHSPLMSDYGSDLADFISGFEPASSVPYLADVARLERLRTLAYHAADASPSSQEQIAAAFADQEALSSLQIGLHPSLHVLDSVFAVVDIWAAHQHDATLAGIDLNQAQQALILRNGLEVEVFAVDPGASQFIRQLKAGLSLTQALESAEAFDLSQTLALLISRQAITHLHHKV